The nucleotide sequence ACAACTAAGTATTGAATGTCTGAAGTTTTTGACGAGGGAAACTTaccgagtgtggtttgtaaccacacaaaGCCTATAACCGGGACTCGCTCACCTGAGAATCCTACCAAGTCACCACTGGAAGGTTGGATGACGTTATTGCTAAGTTTCATTTTCTGGAATGTTGAGTAAAAGAGAACGTCGGTGCTGCTGTCTGGGTCGAGCAACATCTTTTTAACCAGGAGATCTTCGAGCTGTAGGGAGATTACGACGGGATCATCCAGATTTGTTACGCTGTTATCATGATCGGCTGTCTGGAATGTTATCTGTGAAGATGTCGGCAGCGGCTGCTGCTGACTTTGATCGGCGTTGATGGAAAGTATAGCTCGGTAAGATATTTTTCTTGCCGAGCTTGTGGCTCCGCCACCTGCAAAACCTCCGGAAATACAGTTAATTGTACGTGTTGGTAGGTCAGGATGACTATTGTTCGGTCGGTTTCTATCTCGGCCATGTTGTGTAACCGAGCTTTGGTCTCCGGAAGGAGGTGTTCGCCGCTGCATGTGGCCGCTGATGTATTTGTCTAGGTGACCCTGCCGAGCTAGTCGTTCCAGTAGGTCTTTGGCGATGACGCAATCATCGGTATTGTGTCCATGCTTCTGGTGGAAGGAGCAGTATTTTGATCGGTCAGTGCCTTTTGAATCTGGGTAATTGCCAGCTTTTCTTGGTGGCTTGATTAATTTCGAATTCAAGATCTCCTTGATGATATCATCGCGCTTGGTGTTGAATTTGGTGTAGGTCTCATATCGTGGAATTTGTTTGAAATTCTTCTTGCTGTCTCGTGTTTTCTCGTCGTCTCTATGGTGAGACTTTTCTACTTTCCGAGCTTGTCGGAGTTCTTCGATGTCAATCTGTCCTTTAGCTTTTTCACAGAACTCGACCATAGTTTTTGGTTTGGCCACAGCAATAGTTTCCTGGAATTTTCCTGGTCGTAATCCGCTTTTTATGGCGTGTAGTTCCACCTCGGGGTGGAGGTCGGGTATACTCATGGCTATCTTTGTGAAGCGCGTCATGTAGTCCTTGAGGCTTTCGTGCTGGCCTTGCTTGACTGTGTTCAGGTAATCGGAGTCATGTAGGTAGATGGCTGATCCAGCGAAGTGCTCCTCAAAGGGTTTTGATATGTCTCAAAATCGAGAAATGGAACCTGcaggcaaagaacaaaaccaatcaagtgtAGGACCGTCTAAGTAAGATGGAAAATAACGACATAAAACTTTATCAGATGTACCATTTACTATCATTATGGAGGTGAATTTCTTGATGTATTTCTTTGGATCACCTAACCCATCATAAGGAATTAGGGTGGTCGACAGAGTAAACCTTCGGGGTAGCACGAAGTTCATCACCTCCGCTGTGAATGGTCCAGGGGAGCTTTCCTGATCGTCATTCTCTATGTCTTTCTGAGCTTCCTCATTATGTTCGGGTTGCTCCTCTTCCTGTCGAGCAGTGTCTGAGACATGTGTTGACCCTGACTGCTGCTCGGCTTCTTCCGTCCGTTCTTGTCGGTCATTATTTTCAGTTCTAGTGTTATTCAAGTTGGCAATTTGATTTGCCATTCTTTGGTTCTCCTCGGCCACAGCTTACCGCAACTCGGTCACCATCCGGAGCAATTCGGATGGCGTGGGTGGAGGTTGTTCAGCCATGACTTCAAACGGGAACCTCGAGGCCGATGAAATATGGAGAGGTTTATAttttcggccccacggtgggcgccaattgttcttgtatggatacctggagggAGAGCTCAGTTTCTGGGAGTCGACGTAGAGCTATTATCTTCGGTGTCGACCTTTAAGCCTTATGACAATCTGAGCTTTTACTCCAAGAGAGTGTCCAATGGCgtagagctttgagcaagaaacaggggggggagtgtacctgcaaaggcactccgaagttTAAGTTAGTATTGAGAATTTAATGTGTCTTTAGGATAGAAGATCATACCTTTTTATAGGTGATAGTGTATAAATCGGTTATGTTCCTGCTTTATTGCCTATATTAAAGAGCAATAATAAGGGTTTGGACGTTTCACTTTTGTGAAGCAGTCCGTTAAACTGATTTGTAACATTACTTTTAAATAAATGACATTGATTGTTGATTAGTAACTGTAACGCCGATTAATAACGTAAATTGCCGAGTAATGACTGCAATGCCGAACTATAACGCCAATTTTCTGGGTAATAATGTGAATAATGCCGAGTTATGAATGATAAAGCCGATTTATGATATTGAATTTGTAACGGCCGGACCAAATAGGAATAGGAGCAGTTATAGGAGCACAACGTAGACGGTAGTTTATCAATACCGTATCGTCTCCATCATCTCCAGGTCTCAACGAAAATTACTCTCCCACCCGTCACTGACCACCGTCGGAGTCGACTACCACCAGCGTCATAGTCCGCAAAGGCCCTCTTCAAGCACCACCAACACGTTTGTTGTTCGATCTGCATTGGACGACAACCACACGGACATCCAGCATGCACAGCAAGAGAGAGCGTGTATTTCTTGTGCTTGATGTCGACGTCGCAAGTAGAAGGGGTCTCAAGTGTGGTTGCTCTTCCACCCCCGTCACCCCGCCGGAGTTCATTAATGGAGTGCGTTGTGGCTGAACCGGTGGATTGTGTTCCATCTCCTGGCGGGAATGAAATTTCATCCAATCCAAATGAAAATATAGTTAAACCTCTCATCGTCAATCCTGTGCAAATGACTAAGGTGAGCATCGTTACGTATGAAACGCTTTTCAATGGATGGTCATTTTTAGTTGAATGGGCAGTTTAGAATCAATGCAACTGGCTTGTTTAATTGTATGTTGTTAATTGGTATTCAGATGCATCAACAACATGATCTAGTCAATAAAGCTTAGGAAGTTTTTTACATATCATTGTATTCGTATATGTGTGTCAAATGTGTTTCTAGAAGAAAATACTTATTTGTTgaagaaaattatatgaaaaccCATTAAAATAATCTATACTCCCTCATGAATAAAATATAGTGGCATGTAGGCAATGTTAGTGCAAGAGTTATCAATTGAATTAGAGTTGTAGCCAATGGTATAATAGATAAGAAGGATATATTTTGATAATGAAAAGGAAGAATGCAGGAGTTATCaattgatgtttttcatgtatttGCTTCCTGCATGTTAGTATTAGAAGAtgagtatatgtatatagttatgcATGATGCTCAATGTATGCATAAAGAAATCATctcttaaaagtaaaaatatgcacCAGTGGCTGGGAAACCGAGGAAGGAACTGTGTATGGGATTTGTACCTGACGCATGTTCAGCTGTATGCTATGCAGTGTTAACGTGAAAGAGAGTAGGTAGTAGTCACAATAATTGTATAATATTTCAAATGAATTAATTGATTCAATTACCATGAGTAGCATTTAGATGCCTTTGGTGTAAAGCTTATACTAGTTGGGTGGATGAGTTGATCTATAAATTTAGTTCGCATTTTTTTGTGCTAGTAAGTGAGGTTTCATGTACATGATAttgaataaaaattattttttttattgttgtaaTTTGTGTGTTTATGTTGAAAGTGCAGGCCACGCAAATGTTGGATGTTACTGATGTTGGAAGTGATGAGATGGATATTGGTGACGAGGTTCGGATTTTAGTTTAAATTTGTGCAGTCAGGATTCACATTTTTGATGTCATAATTAAtggcttttttttgtttttttttatctgaTACGTAGTTGTCTGATCATGGTTCCCTAGAGGAAGATGAAATACTAAGTGTTGGAATGCGGTTTGCGAAGTTGCAACTAACTCATGATTTTTATGTTAGCTACGCAAAGAAAGTTGAATTTGCAACTAAGATAAGGACGACAACGTTTGACAAGATCACGAAGGAACCCGTTAACCAGGCTATCCACTGTAATCGGGATCGCATCCGTGGGTCTCGTGTCAAAGCACCAACGCGCAAAAATCTGATTTCATCCGCTGTGTGCAAGGCAAGAATATATGTAAAATTTGATAAGGAGAAGCAAGAGTGGCTTTTCTTCAAGGTTGAGTTGAGGCACATGCACCCATGTTCGGCGAAGAAGGCAGTGCAATACCGTGAGTATAGGCAGCTAACCATGCATGCGAAGTACGTGATTCAGATAATAATGAGGCTGGGATTCGACCAAACAAGACTGAAagagctgaagattgatggtttagaagttataataaatactcgttgcaagtatagttactaaaccaagcaatcaacctttcttacaaatgttttggttatcacaagtaacaaactcctaaataaattgataaccgaagtattcaaacctcgggtcatcttctcaaggaattgtagggaggtgttcttattattggttaggagttttgtaaattgggagttttgaaagtaagagagaagtatgttgaatgacaagtaaaataaataaataactataaaatagactcttagcaaggtatgaaaactggaagtcctatcctggttatccttatcaattgtaatgagaattggatttttctcccactttgttaacctctaactatgaaggtaagttaagtagatgaattaattctgattcctcaagtcttagtctttccttgggaaaagttagagttattggaactcgaattaattcttaaagaattctaattttcaatcaacaatgagtttgataactcaagagtcaccaattatttaaccaaagccaaaaggaaaaatatctaaattaaattaaaaatattcatataaataaagcaaagcaaaattaaatctgaaaataccttgagttgcattcacaaaagaaatcaaatctaacatggatattcataaattaaattggaaaaataaataaaagaaatattgaacctgtgattgaagttgtaagttgaaataataaagttgaaatcctaattctaagagagaggagagaacctctctctctaaaactacatctaatcctaaaattgtgaatatgaaagcctgattatgaatggatgcattttcccattttatagcctctaatctgtgtgttctaggctaaaaactgggtcaaaaatagcccagaaatcgtcccctgtaatttctgttacgttcaggtcgcgggcaagtgacgcggaggcgtcatccacgcattcgcgcggattgaagttcgcagatacGACATGGGCGCGTCATTCATGCGTTCACGTCACCTAACGTcaaggcagctatggcaaattatatatcaaatcga is from Arachis ipaensis cultivar K30076 chromosome B01, Araip1.1, whole genome shotgun sequence and encodes:
- the LOC107648755 gene encoding protein FAR-RED IMPAIRED RESPONSE 1-like is translated as MSTSQVEGVSSVVALPPPSPRRSSLMECVVAEPVDCVPSPGGNEISSNPNENIVKPLIVNPVQMTKATQMLDVTDVGSDEMDIGDELSDHGSLEEDEILSVGMRFAKLQLTHDFYVSYAKKVEFATKIRTTTFDKITKEPVNQAIHCNRDRIRGSRVKAPTRKNLISSAVCKARIYVKFDKEKQEWLFFKVELRHMHPCSAKKAVQYREYRQLTMHAKYVIQIIMRLGFDQTRLKELKIDALANEAGGPSNLGFSEKDLRNYITARLRTSNANADVREMINYFMRMKDINPNFFYALKLDDECRFRSVVWVDARFRTSYEYYGDVVSLNSTYSTNRHGLLVR